CCTCTTACAACAACTCGTAACTCAACACAACGAACGGACGCACACCTCAAACAAACTTCACACAGCACATCGATATCAAGAAACAAAAAAACACGAGCCAACACCACCCACACGAACCCGGACACACCGAACACCTACGAGAGTCACACACACTCAACAACACAAACGAACATCAAAGAGAACCAAGCCCAATTGCAAACAACAACACGCACTCGGACCACTCAAACACAGAACAACCCGACAACAACAACGCGAAGACCTCAACCAGACACAACACCTCACCCCAAACCTCCAGACCACGAAACAACCACTCAACAACAAAAGCATCCATCAGACATAACAACGAACTGGCAACAACACAAACCTCAACCAAATACCTCACAACCACAAGAGATGCCCTACAATCGAAGAAAATACAACCTCGGAACCATAAGCAAAAATAACCCACCGAACTACCCAGCACCCACACACCAACGTCTCAGACGACGAAACCTCGCACCCAGGACCACTAACCTCCGGCCACCAAGAAGGGGCTCTCTACCCCGCAAAACCTACACCACAGAGCAAATGCCACATAGAACGCACCCAAGCACACATGCGACTCTAAACACACCCAAACAACCTCGACACAACAACCAAGCAGCAAAAACACTCACTCGGACAATACACACTCTAACGACAACACCCAAAACACGACTGAACACCACACACAATCAGAAAACGCAGACTCACACAAACACACCAAACAATGTACAACCGAAACCAAGAACACTCCCGAGAGAACTCCGAGCAAAAAAAACCTCAACCAAACCTCACTCAAAGACCCGAACAACACCACTCCACCAAACACACACCTCGTCACAATCCACCCAAACAACAGGCGACGCTCAAACATCACGACAACCACAAGACCACCTCTTGTTGTTTTGTATTGTGATGTGTAGCTTACAAGTATATTTGAGGTTTCTATTATATTGGTGTAGATACTGAAGAATGAGGTGGTGAACTTCTTTTGAAGTCTAACTCAAAAAGGTGTAAAGAGAATAGTAGTTAGGCACTGAACAGTGGGCCGTAATGTTCGGAGGAAACAAAAGCGGCAGTCAGGCCTAGGTTTATACTCCACTTCGGGAAAAGATGTTCCGCCCCTAAAGTTAATAATACCGTTAAATCTTGTGCAAAAGGATAGTGCTACAAAAAGTTCTCATTTGATGAACAACTTAAcgtttttaaccaattttacgGAATCCTTTGGGTAACAGTGTTCAAATTCCATACATAGTAGTTGCATGACAATACAGATAAGAAAAGCTGAGTGTGTTGGTTAAAAATGTGAGATAAGAAAATTGATCGATCTGCTGTTTGAAGTATCACCTTAATTTTAATGGAAACAGTTACAGGTATGTCGAAATTcttatttttgtcaatatttcaAGTATCACAAAAAAGGATTAAATAACCAGGCTAAGTTATGGGCAGGGGAGTCCTTTGAAGAGAGAAGAGAAAACATACTAAGAAATGCCTCGGGAAACTGTGTTGGGCAACTTGCTactgaacattttaaagaaaattccaCATAGGCCTAGTCATTATACTAAAGTCAAATAGGCTGTATTTTGAAGACCCAAACTATCACAATCATAGCATTTAACAAGTTGTTTTCAAGTATTACATGGAGAAAACTGGGCAAGCTCTGgccaaaaaaaatgaaataaaaataccattttaaatttttttagaaggaCAAACTTAGCTCTAAAACGTCCAAAAACGGATGTGTGTGACTATTGCACTCAATGTCAGAAAAAGGCTTGAAAAATCAACCAAAACGAGCCTTCGCCGTAATGActataatgttttcataaaagAAGAGCTGAAaggtttaaacaaataaaacagatTGGATCAAACAGTGCATACAATCTAATGAGTCTGAGTTTTGAGTTCGACTAACTCCCCAGAACCTTGCCTTACCCAAGTTAAATTATCACTGTTcctcaatttttaataaaaggctTTTATGgctgtatttattttaatgttcatgttTCACCAATGACGATACTTCCTATTTCTATACGTTTATTGAAGGTGAGTCAAAAAAGGGTGGCTAACTCTGTTTGGCGTCATttgttttttgattgtttttgtaaagGTTTCacaaacttcaaaatataaagattgtGCTGTGTCGGACGCGTGTGGCGGCCAGATAAAAATATGCCACAATGACACAGTTTTGTTCATGGATTGTCAAAGAAATATAATGTAAGGTTAAACAGAATATTTCCAGTTAGGGACCACTTTCATCAATGGCGAATAGGAACTTTGATTGGTAAAAAAACAGCTCGAAGcagataaataattgaaaatcccAAAGACTACCTTCTAGCTAGAATAGTTTCTTTCTCGCCATAAACCATCTCCGTTCATACTGGTTCACGATGCATCATATTCGTAAACTGGGACAAAAGCACTTGCTCCCTTTTTTTTACGTAATCCAAAATCAATTGAAATGAAAAGAATTCCTACAAGAAACTACACCTAAGTATAGTAATCCAAAAATATTCAGTGATTAATTATATCCATCTGGAACTTATATCATGctgtaaaacattttctacagGATTTTATGAGCCAGTTTCAAGCACATGCGCACTTTTCTCCGCAGAGCCGTGAGCTTCAACGTATGCACTTCCCATACaaataagaaaagtaaagtaatgaTGTTCTTTCCCTTATGTCTGCAGTAAGTGAGAAAACCGAGGGTTTTTATGGAATTATTGTTGAGAAGAATGCAGAAAAATTCCTTCCGATTAGTTAAATAGACAAAGGAAAAACTACAAATGAACAGTATTTATTACGCTATTTCTCAAcactattttttaacaattaaaatgtatttaggtGTACCatgttaataaagtaattatgttgatgtaaattattgctttgttttattttgtctgaacTAGAAAGGCCCATAATATTaggtaagaaaattaaatttttttatttaaactttttgtacCGTTATGTAACACTAACAAAACAGCATGCCGATGTAAAGGGTTTTATTACTGCTAGTAGTAgggttaataaaagtaattaaactcaGTTACACTGGGAAATATAAAAGAGAAAGcggtttgtaaaataaaaaatataataagtgaataaagtatcaaaataaaGGGCTTTCATCCAATAGTAAACAGGTAAATGCCAGTTTTTCCCTCGCAAACATGTTTTTTGAGATAGGCCCTTCTAGCAGCTACCGCTAACTTTTAGTAGTAATAAgagacatttttacattagttctgcatgaaattacaatacatatGTTATGATCaactaaataaattagttttcaataGCTATAGAATGATTTTAACTACAGCTAATTTACAGCAATACTCACTACAATGTACGCAAATTAGAAGCTATTTAAAAACCATAGTTATAATACgagtactattatttttatagggTTATATTATTATacggaatattaaaaaaagcagTAATCGCAAAGATAAATTCCTTATAACTAAATTTCTACTTACTGTACAATTAATCTGGTGAAAAACATAAATGTGCTCAACTCTAATTAAGAGATCTTACTTAGTACATGAGTTGGTAATTATACTTATATAGTATGACCTAAATTGAAACCTTGGAAATTCTAACAATAATCcaattacaaatgtaatattaatattattttaatttaacaaactcTCCGTCCTTTAGTATACATTTGTACACcactaaaacaacaatatttccaGAATTAAGTAAGGATTAGTAATTATactgtaacatatttaattttttattattttaaatacaaattgc
This Homalodisca vitripennis isolate AUS2020 chromosome 3, UT_GWSS_2.1, whole genome shotgun sequence DNA region includes the following protein-coding sequences:
- the LOC124358106 gene encoding protein let-653-like, with protein sequence MLEADSKGGKRMMDGRKQGEPQRHLSPNLEITHQPPHHTKNIDHDSTLTHTYQKPLTTTRNSTQRTDAHLKQTSHSTSISRNKKTRANTTHTNPDTPNTYESHTHSTTQTNIKENQAQLQTTTRTRTTQTQNNPTTTTRRPQPDTTPHPKPPDHETTTQQQKHPSDITTNWQQHKPQPNTSQPQEMPYNRRKYNLGTISKNNPPNYPAPTHQRLRRRNLAPRTTNLRPPRRGSLPRKTYTTEQMPHRTHPSTHATLNTPKQPRHNNQAAKTLTRTIHTLTTTPKTRLNTTHNQKTQTHTNTPNNVQPKPRTLPRELRAKKTSTKPHSKTRTTPLHQTHTSSQSTQTTGDAQTSRQPQDHLLCSGEGLDLEMRFPPITITGGWSPHRSGSR